From the Armatimonadota bacterium genome, one window contains:
- a CDS encoding cystathionine gamma-synthase, with translation MPSSHRFETRAIHDGQAPDPTTGAVIPPIYQTSTYVQQAPGEHRGYDYSRTANPTRTALERALASLEEAEYGLAFASGMAAITAVALLLAPGDHVVAPDDVYGGTHRLFVRVLQRYGIETTFVDMRNLPTVERTMRESTRLLFLETPTNPYLHILDIARLAELGHAAGALVAVDNTFATPYGQQPLRLGADLVVHSTTKYLGGHSDVVGGAVLTSRADLYQRLKFLQNAVGAVPGPLDCWLVLRGLRTLAVRMERHPQNAAKVAHFLRRHPRVSLVLYPGLADHPGHELAARQMRCFGGMVSFVVHGGKAEARRVASATRLFLLAESLGGVESLIDHPASMTHASVAGTPLAVEEGLLRLSVGLEHPEDLMADLDQALGS, from the coding sequence ATGCCGTCCTCCCACCGCTTCGAGACGCGGGCCATCCACGATGGCCAGGCGCCCGACCCCACCACCGGGGCGGTGATCCCTCCCATCTACCAGACTTCTACCTACGTGCAGCAGGCTCCAGGGGAGCACCGGGGGTACGATTACTCCCGCACCGCCAACCCCACCCGCACCGCCCTGGAGCGGGCACTGGCCTCTCTGGAGGAGGCGGAGTACGGGCTGGCCTTCGCCTCGGGGATGGCGGCCATCACCGCAGTGGCCCTGCTGCTTGCCCCCGGGGACCACGTGGTGGCCCCGGATGATGTCTACGGCGGCACACACCGCCTCTTCGTTCGTGTCCTGCAGCGCTATGGCATCGAGACCACCTTCGTGGACATGCGCAACCTTCCCACGGTGGAGCGGACGATGCGGGAAAGCACCCGGCTGCTCTTCCTGGAGACGCCCACCAACCCCTACCTGCACATCCTGGACATCGCCCGCCTGGCGGAGCTGGGCCACGCCGCCGGGGCGCTGGTGGCGGTGGACAATACCTTTGCCACCCCCTACGGGCAGCAGCCGCTGCGCCTGGGCGCCGACCTGGTGGTCCACTCCACGACCAAGTACCTGGGGGGCCACAGCGACGTAGTGGGCGGGGCGGTGCTCACCTCCCGCGCCGACCTGTACCAGCGGCTGAAGTTCCTGCAAAATGCGGTGGGCGCCGTCCCCGGCCCGCTGGACTGCTGGCTGGTTCTGCGCGGGCTGCGCACCCTGGCGGTGCGCATGGAGCGGCACCCGCAGAACGCGGCGAAGGTGGCTCACTTCCTGCGCCGGCATCCGCGGGTCAGCCTGGTCCTCTATCCGGGGCTGGCCGACCATCCCGGCCACGAGCTGGCCGCGCGGCAGATGCGCTGCTTCGGCGGCATGGTCTCGTTCGTGGTCCACGGCGGGAAGGCGGAAGCCCGTCGGGTCGCGTCCGCGACCCGACTGTTCCTCCTGGCGGAGAGCCTGGGCGGGGTTGAGTCGTTGATCGATCACCCGGCGTCGATGACTCACGCCAGCGTGGCGGGGACACCCCTGGCGGTGGAGGAGGGGCTGCTGCGCCTCTCGGTGGGGTTGGAGCACCCGGAGGATCTGATGGCGGACCTGGACCAGGCGCTGGGGTCCTAG
- the lipB gene encoding lipoyl(octanoyl) transferase LipB → MRDAWLVTLEGLTPFADAWALQRRLVAARQRAAIPDVVLLLQHHPVITLGRSGDRGHLLLPPEVLRQRGVEIYQIERGGGVTYHGPGQLVAYPILDLRAMDEDVVRFMRALEESVIRTVADFGINAVRMRGFPGVWVGEAKLAAVGVAVKRRVTMHGVALNVTTDLEPFTWINPCGLNRPVTSMSRLLGQEVSVAAVADAYARRFAEVYALELLPVGRPEVEERLAPLAAETVCS, encoded by the coding sequence ATGCGGGATGCATGGCTGGTGACCCTTGAAGGGCTGACGCCCTTTGCCGACGCCTGGGCGCTGCAGCGGCGGCTGGTCGCCGCCCGGCAGCGGGCAGCCATCCCCGACGTGGTCCTGCTGCTGCAGCATCACCCGGTGATCACCCTGGGGCGGTCCGGGGATCGGGGGCACCTGCTGCTGCCTCCCGAGGTGCTGCGGCAGCGCGGCGTCGAGATCTACCAGATCGAGCGCGGCGGCGGGGTCACCTACCACGGGCCGGGGCAGCTGGTGGCGTATCCCATCCTCGACCTGCGGGCCATGGATGAGGACGTGGTGCGCTTCATGCGAGCGCTGGAGGAGTCGGTGATCCGAACCGTCGCCGACTTCGGGATCAACGCCGTCCGGATGCGCGGCTTCCCCGGCGTCTGGGTAGGCGAGGCGAAACTGGCCGCCGTGGGCGTGGCGGTGAAGCGGCGGGTGACCATGCATGGGGTGGCCCTGAACGTCACCACAGATCTGGAGCCCTTCACCTGGATCAACCCCTGCGGCCTGAACCGCCCCGTCACCTCCATGAGCCGTCTGCTGGGCCAGGAGGTCTCCGTTGCCGCGGTGGCCGATGCCTACGCACGACGGTTCGCCGAAGTGTACGCCCTGGAGCTGCTGCCGGTGGGGCGGCCGGAGGTGGAAGAGCGGCTGGCCCCGCTGGCGGCGGAGACGGTGTGCTCCTGA
- a CDS encoding ABC transporter ATP-binding protein: MRALEAAIRCRGVSKAYGRLPVVRELDLAVPQGRILALLGPSGCGKTTVLRLIAGLERPDQGVVEVGGEVVTGQGRFVPPERRRVGFVFQDYALFPHLTVAENVAYGLRDADRARRVRDLLALVGLDGLEERMAFELSGGEQQRVALARALAPRPLALLLDEPFSNLDADLRVQLREEVRAILRQTRMTAVFVTHDQEEALFMGDQVAVMHEGRIAQVDVPEAIFHLPRTRFVAGFLGRADFLAATVQAEGLVTEIGVLAFRTPLPPGTRVDLLVRADDVDIAAGPGPGVVTACLFQGALKLYRIALPSGATLHSLQKHTANYPPGTRVEVTVAPGHPLVCFPDGEAVLAEPLVSA; the protein is encoded by the coding sequence GTGAGGGCTCTGGAGGCGGCTATCCGCTGCCGCGGCGTGAGCAAGGCCTACGGCCGCCTTCCGGTGGTGCGTGAGCTGGACCTAGCCGTCCCCCAGGGCCGTATCCTTGCCCTGCTGGGACCTTCCGGGTGCGGCAAGACCACCGTCCTGCGGCTGATCGCCGGGCTGGAGCGCCCCGACCAGGGCGTCGTCGAGGTGGGGGGGGAGGTGGTGACCGGCCAGGGCAGGTTTGTGCCGCCGGAGCGGCGGCGGGTCGGGTTCGTCTTCCAGGACTACGCCCTCTTTCCCCACCTGACTGTGGCGGAGAACGTCGCCTACGGCCTGCGGGATGCGGACCGGGCGCGCCGCGTGCGTGACCTGCTGGCGCTGGTGGGGCTTGATGGCCTGGAGGAGCGCATGGCCTTCGAGCTCTCGGGCGGCGAGCAGCAGCGCGTGGCCCTGGCCCGGGCGCTGGCTCCGCGGCCCCTGGCGCTGCTGCTGGATGAGCCATTCAGCAACCTGGACGCCGACCTGCGGGTGCAGCTGCGCGAGGAAGTACGCGCCATCCTGCGTCAGACCCGGATGACGGCAGTCTTCGTCACCCACGACCAGGAGGAGGCCCTCTTCATGGGTGACCAGGTGGCGGTGATGCACGAGGGACGGATTGCCCAGGTGGACGTCCCCGAGGCCATCTTCCACCTGCCGCGCACGCGCTTCGTCGCCGGGTTTCTGGGGCGCGCCGACTTCCTGGCGGCCACGGTGCAGGCGGAGGGTCTGGTCACCGAGATCGGCGTGCTGGCCTTCCGCACGCCGCTGCCTCCGGGTACCCGGGTGGACCTCCTGGTGCGCGCCGACGATGTAGATATCGCCGCGGGACCCGGGCCGGGGGTCGTCACCGCCTGTCTCTTCCAGGGCGCGCTGAAACTATACCGCATCGCCCTGCCCTCTGGGGCTACACTGCACAGCCTGCAGAAACACACGGCGAACTACCCTCCGGGGACCCGGGTGGAGGTAACCGTCGCCCCGGGCCACCCGCTGGTCTGCTTCCCGGACGGGGAGGCGGTCCTGGCAGAACCGCTGGTCTCCGCCTGA
- a CDS encoding iron ABC transporter permease produces the protein MAVALPSALTLRREGPVRGPVRRRPPGPLVLLPSLLVAGALLLPVLYLGVRAAGADEGIWRLLVQPRTLRILLRTVLLASAVTASAVAVALPLAWVTTRTDLPGARLWSTLTVLPLAVPSFISGIIVATVFGPWGVVHHLADRLGIALRPGGLYGFPGAWITLTLVTYPYVLLSARAGLRGMDPALEEAARTLGDGGWRAFCRVTVPHLRPWVGAGAVLVALYVLSDFGAVSMMQFESFTTAIYLQYQASFNRHYAAVLSLVLVAMASLIVLLEDRQGRGRFYRLRGTSRALPPRRLGPWRWPALTLCGLATVLGVLVPVGVIGYWLVVGVRQGEPLALALRPAFRSLYASVLAAGVTVVAALPVAILSVRHGGWLAGLISRLTYAGFALPGIVLALSLVFFAARYLPFVYQTLGLLIFAYAVHFLPQALGPLRAGLAQVSPSQEEAAQTLGRSPFQVLRTVTLPLVRPGVVAAAALVFLTTMKELPATLLLGPTGFETLATRIWSTATEGFFARAAAPALMLLGFSSLSLWLLLAQERWRGEG, from the coding sequence ATGGCTGTGGCCCTGCCGTCTGCCCTGACGCTGCGCAGGGAGGGCCCGGTCCGCGGTCCGGTCCGTCGTCGGCCTCCCGGCCCTCTAGTTCTGCTACCCTCGCTGCTGGTGGCAGGGGCGCTGCTGCTGCCCGTGCTCTACCTGGGAGTGCGTGCGGCCGGCGCGGACGAAGGGATCTGGCGCCTGCTGGTGCAGCCCCGTACACTCCGCATCCTCCTGCGCACCGTGCTTCTGGCTTCGGCCGTCACCGCCAGCGCGGTGGCCGTCGCCCTGCCCCTGGCCTGGGTGACCACCCGCACCGACCTGCCGGGCGCGCGGCTGTGGAGTACACTCACCGTTCTGCCGCTGGCGGTACCCTCCTTCATCAGCGGGATCATCGTGGCTACCGTCTTCGGGCCGTGGGGGGTGGTGCACCACCTGGCAGACCGCCTGGGGATCGCCTTGCGGCCAGGGGGCCTTTACGGGTTCCCCGGTGCCTGGATCACCCTCACCCTGGTGACCTATCCCTACGTCCTGCTAAGCGCCCGGGCGGGCCTGCGCGGGATGGACCCGGCCCTGGAGGAGGCAGCGCGCACCCTGGGCGATGGAGGCTGGCGCGCCTTCTGCCGCGTCACCGTCCCCCACTTGAGGCCGTGGGTGGGCGCGGGTGCCGTGCTGGTGGCGCTGTACGTGCTCAGCGACTTCGGTGCCGTTTCCATGATGCAGTTCGAGTCCTTCACCACGGCCATCTACCTGCAGTATCAGGCGTCCTTCAACCGGCACTACGCGGCCGTCCTCTCCCTGGTGCTGGTAGCCATGGCCTCGCTGATAGTGCTCCTGGAGGATCGGCAAGGGCGGGGCCGGTTCTACCGCCTGCGGGGGACCTCCCGTGCCCTTCCCCCCCGGCGGCTGGGCCCCTGGCGGTGGCCGGCCCTGACGCTGTGCGGGCTGGCGACCGTGCTGGGCGTGCTTGTCCCTGTAGGGGTCATCGGCTACTGGCTGGTGGTGGGAGTACGGCAGGGTGAGCCCCTGGCTCTGGCGTTGCGCCCCGCCTTTCGCTCCCTGTATGCCTCCGTCCTGGCGGCGGGAGTCACGGTGGTGGCGGCGCTGCCCGTGGCCATCCTCTCCGTGCGCCACGGGGGGTGGCTGGCCGGCCTGATCTCGCGCCTCACCTACGCCGGGTTCGCCCTTCCCGGCATCGTCCTGGCGCTATCGCTGGTCTTCTTCGCCGCACGCTATCTGCCGTTCGTCTACCAGACGCTGGGGCTACTGATCTTCGCCTACGCCGTTCACTTCCTGCCCCAGGCACTGGGCCCGCTGCGTGCGGGCCTGGCGCAGGTGAGCCCCTCACAGGAGGAGGCGGCGCAGACCCTGGGGCGCAGCCCCTTCCAGGTCCTGCGCACCGTTACCCTGCCGCTGGTCCGCCCGGGGGTGGTGGCAGCGGCGGCGCTGGTCTTCCTCACCACGATGAAGGAGCTGCCGGCGACGCTGCTGCTTGGCCCCACGGGCTTCGAGACGCTGGCCACGCGCATCTGGTCCACGGCCACCGAAGGGTTCTTCGCCCGGGCAGCCGCTCCCGCGCTGATGCTGCTGGGATTCTCCTCCCTCTCCCTGTGGCTGCTGCTGGCGCAGGAGCGGTGGAGGGGAGAGGGGTGA
- a CDS encoding iron ABC transporter substrate-binding protein, with translation MGEAMSGACLRCARPIVLLVALLPFLLGSFATLGAQPATVTVYSGRNQELVGPLLERFAQASGVRLRVRYGETAELAATIMEEGANSPADVYFAQDAGALGALAYAGRLQRLPEGLLQKVEPRFRSGEGLWVGISGRARVVAYNTRRLSPRDLPASIRDFTDPRWRGRMGWAPTNGSFQAHVTAMRLLWGNERTRAWLLGMRANAPRAYRNNTAIVAALGAGEIDVGFVNHYYLFRFLQERGEGFPVRNYFFPGPDAGNLINVAGVGVIDTARSAAALRLVEFLLSPQAQRYFATETFEYPLVAGIPAHPLLRPLAQISTPPVDLNHLQALEETLRLLREAGIL, from the coding sequence ATGGGAGAGGCCATGAGCGGTGCCTGCCTGCGGTGCGCGCGCCCCATAGTCCTCCTGGTGGCCCTCCTGCCGTTCCTCCTCGGGTCCTTCGCCACTCTGGGAGCGCAGCCGGCCACGGTCACGGTCTACTCCGGACGCAATCAGGAGCTCGTGGGGCCGCTGCTGGAGCGGTTCGCTCAGGCCAGCGGAGTCCGGTTACGCGTCCGTTACGGGGAGACGGCCGAGCTCGCCGCCACCATCATGGAGGAGGGGGCCAACAGTCCTGCGGACGTCTACTTCGCTCAGGATGCCGGTGCGCTGGGGGCGCTGGCCTACGCCGGCCGGCTGCAGCGCCTGCCGGAGGGGCTTCTGCAGAAGGTGGAACCCCGCTTTCGCTCTGGCGAGGGGCTGTGGGTGGGGATTAGCGGCCGGGCCCGCGTCGTCGCGTACAACACGCGTCGCCTCTCCCCCCGCGATCTTCCCGCCTCTATCCGCGACTTCACAGACCCCCGCTGGCGGGGGCGCATGGGCTGGGCGCCGACCAACGGGTCCTTCCAGGCGCACGTGACGGCCATGCGCCTGCTGTGGGGGAATGAGCGGACGCGGGCGTGGCTCCTGGGAATGAGGGCCAACGCCCCACGGGCCTACCGCAACAACACCGCCATCGTCGCTGCCCTGGGCGCGGGCGAGATCGACGTGGGATTCGTCAACCACTACTACCTCTTCCGCTTCCTGCAGGAGCGGGGGGAGGGCTTCCCGGTGCGTAACTACTTCTTCCCCGGGCCTGACGCCGGCAACCTGATCAACGTGGCCGGCGTGGGCGTTATAGACACTGCGCGCAGTGCCGCGGCCCTGCGCCTGGTGGAGTTCCTGCTATCCCCCCAGGCGCAGCGCTACTTCGCCACTGAGACTTTCGAGTACCCGCTGGTCGCCGGCATTCCCGCCCACCCCCTGCTGCGGCCGCTGGCGCAGATCAGCACCCCGCCCGTGGACCTCAACCACCTGCAGGCTCTGGAGGAGACCCTCCGCCTGCTGCGGGAGGCAGGTATCCTGTAG
- a CDS encoding Fur family transcriptional regulator gives MISAAELRQRLREAGRRVTPQRDLIFRLLEETQADHPSAEMLHLRAARQMPSISLRTVYAVLAELQELAVVRPLDLGTGSTRFCTNVRNHHHLVCERCGRVKDVFMELASLEVPEEQRSGFLVKEQSVVFRGLCAGCRGAGA, from the coding sequence ATGATCAGCGCCGCTGAGCTGCGCCAGCGCCTCCGGGAGGCCGGCCGGCGGGTCACGCCCCAGCGCGACCTGATCTTCCGCCTGCTGGAGGAGACCCAGGCCGACCACCCCTCCGCCGAGATGCTCCACCTGCGGGCCGCGCGCCAGATGCCCTCCATCTCCCTGCGCACGGTCTACGCAGTGCTGGCCGAGCTACAGGAGCTGGCCGTGGTGCGGCCCCTGGACCTGGGCACCGGCAGCACGCGATTCTGCACCAACGTCCGCAACCACCACCACCTGGTCTGCGAACGCTGCGGCCGGGTAAAGGACGTCTTCATGGAGCTGGCCTCGCTGGAGGTCCCCGAGGAACAGCGCAGCGGGTTTCTGGTCAAGGAGCAGTCGGTGGTCTTCCGCGGCCTGTGCGCCGGGTGCCGGGGCGCGGGCGCCTGA
- a CDS encoding TrpB-like pyridoxal phosphate-dependent enzyme, with amino-acid sequence MPQTKFVLDERDLPGAWYNILADLPLPLPPVLHPATKQPIGPDDLAPLFPPQIIQQEVSTEREVEIPEPVREIYQLWRPTPLYRAHRLERTLGTPAHIYYKYEGTSPAGSHKPNTAVAQAFYNREAGVRRLTTETGAGQWGSALALACRLFGLECTVYMVRVSYEQKPYRRVIMETWGAEVLPSPSERTHAGRTIRQRDPHSPGSLGIAISEAVEDAATHDDTKYSIGSVANHVLLHQTVIGLEARRQMELAGEYPDVVIGCVGGGSNYAGLAYPFLRDRFKGKDVRFVAVEPEACPSLTRGRYLYDFGDTAATTPLFKMYTLGHTFIPPGIHAGGLRYHGDAPSLCLLYDAGYVEAAAYGQRAVFEAAVQFARSEGIVPAPESAHAVRRVIDEALEARELGVPRVILFNLSGHGHFDLQAYQEYLSGRLEDYAYPAEAVAAATRELAALQP; translated from the coding sequence ATGCCGCAGACCAAATTCGTGCTGGACGAGCGCGACCTGCCTGGGGCCTGGTACAACATCCTGGCCGACCTGCCGCTACCGCTCCCCCCGGTGCTCCATCCGGCCACCAAGCAGCCCATCGGTCCGGATGACCTGGCGCCGCTCTTCCCCCCGCAGATCATCCAGCAGGAGGTCTCCACCGAGCGGGAGGTGGAAATCCCCGAGCCGGTGCGGGAGATCTACCAGCTGTGGCGCCCCACGCCGCTATACCGTGCCCACCGCCTGGAGCGGACCCTGGGGACGCCGGCGCACATCTACTACAAGTATGAGGGCACCAGCCCCGCGGGCAGCCACAAACCCAACACCGCGGTGGCCCAGGCCTTCTACAACCGGGAGGCGGGGGTGCGTCGCCTGACCACGGAGACCGGCGCCGGACAGTGGGGCAGCGCGCTGGCCCTGGCCTGCCGCCTTTTCGGCCTGGAGTGCACCGTGTACATGGTGCGGGTCTCCTACGAGCAGAAGCCCTACCGCCGGGTGATCATGGAGACCTGGGGGGCGGAGGTCCTGCCCAGCCCCAGCGAGAGGACCCATGCCGGGCGGACGATCCGCCAGCGGGACCCGCACTCTCCGGGGAGTCTGGGCATCGCCATCAGCGAGGCGGTGGAGGACGCGGCCACGCATGACGACACCAAGTACTCCATCGGCAGCGTGGCCAACCACGTCCTCCTGCACCAGACCGTCATCGGCCTGGAGGCCAGGCGGCAGATGGAGCTGGCCGGTGAGTACCCCGACGTGGTCATCGGCTGCGTGGGCGGGGGGAGCAACTACGCCGGGTTGGCTTACCCGTTCCTGCGGGACCGGTTCAAGGGCAAGGACGTCCGCTTCGTGGCCGTGGAGCCCGAGGCCTGCCCTTCGCTCACCCGCGGCCGCTACCTCTACGACTTCGGCGACACCGCGGCCACCACCCCCCTGTTCAAGATGTACACCCTGGGACACACCTTCATCCCCCCGGGGATCCACGCCGGCGGCCTGCGCTACCATGGCGACGCGCCGTCGCTGTGCCTGCTCTACGATGCCGGGTATGTGGAGGCCGCAGCCTACGGCCAGCGCGCGGTCTTCGAGGCGGCGGTGCAGTTCGCCCGCAGCGAGGGGATCGTCCCCGCGCCCGAGTCGGCGCATGCCGTGCGCCGGGTCATCGACGAGGCCCTGGAGGCGAGGGAGCTGGGGGTCCCGCGGGTTATCCTGTTCAACCTCAGCGGGCACGGCCACTTCGACCTGCAGGCCTACCAGGAGTACCTGAGCGGCCGTCTGGAGGACTACGCCTATCCCGCAGAGGCGGTGGCCGCGGCCACCCGGGAGCTGGCGGCGCTGCAGCCGTAG
- a CDS encoding ABC-ATPase domain-containing protein: protein MLPADRLRDKLLTLEGKGYAAYKAIAGAYRFPRFVLFIDHVQPDPFAPPSLLRVRVDMAEAQIPPDLRDGVVRRVALEDFLARRFREVTRRQGRRGGGPGRSGVLLVDAGGQEILPRTACRLHEDFVELRLALGLPAEGRKIQARQALAIFFEDLPAAVEGALMWANLDARAARRHVEVAEDHAALQEAVRARGLVAFIADGAILPRESGASDLPLPAHRAVPFRAPPQLAVTLQAPHLGAVSGMAIPAGITLIVGGGFHGKSTLLAALARGIYPHIPGDGREYVATHPDTVKIRAEDGRRVARVDISPFITNLPFGQETQAFSTDNASGSTSQAANIMEALEVGARVLLVDEDTSATNFMIRDEAMQRLVPKALEPITPFIDQVRHLYQAHGVSTVLVMGGSGDYFAVADTVILMESFAPRVVTEEARRIAAARPSGRASEGRPFERVRSRIPLPHGFNPYRERRLRVDAKGLRTIVFGRETIDLSAVEQVVDPSQTRAIGDAIFYALEKGYFDGERPLGAVLDMVLADVAQRGLEVLSGFEGHPGDYALPRRYELAAAINRLRTLAVRQME, encoded by the coding sequence ATGCTGCCGGCCGACCGCCTGCGGGACAAGTTGCTGACGCTGGAGGGCAAAGGGTACGCCGCCTACAAGGCCATCGCCGGGGCCTACCGCTTCCCCCGTTTCGTCCTCTTCATCGATCACGTGCAGCCCGACCCCTTCGCCCCGCCCTCCCTGCTGCGCGTCCGGGTGGACATGGCAGAGGCGCAGATTCCCCCCGACCTGCGCGACGGGGTCGTGCGGCGCGTGGCCCTGGAGGACTTCCTGGCCCGCCGCTTCCGCGAGGTGACCCGCCGCCAGGGACGGCGCGGCGGGGGGCCGGGTCGCAGCGGCGTGCTCCTGGTGGACGCCGGCGGACAGGAAATCCTGCCGCGGACCGCCTGTCGCCTGCACGAGGACTTCGTGGAGCTGCGCCTGGCCCTGGGCCTGCCCGCGGAGGGGCGGAAGATCCAGGCCAGGCAGGCGCTGGCCATCTTCTTCGAAGATCTCCCGGCCGCCGTGGAAGGGGCGTTGATGTGGGCGAACCTGGACGCCCGGGCGGCGCGGCGCCACGTGGAGGTGGCGGAGGATCATGCTGCCCTGCAGGAGGCTGTGCGGGCCAGAGGGCTGGTTGCTTTCATCGCCGACGGGGCCATCCTCCCCCGGGAGAGCGGCGCTTCCGACCTTCCCCTTCCGGCCCACCGGGCTGTCCCCTTCCGGGCCCCTCCGCAGCTGGCGGTGACGCTGCAGGCGCCGCACCTCGGTGCGGTCAGCGGCATGGCCATCCCCGCGGGGATCACCCTGATCGTGGGTGGTGGCTTCCACGGCAAGTCCACGCTGCTGGCCGCTCTGGCCCGCGGCATCTACCCCCACATCCCCGGCGACGGGCGGGAGTACGTGGCCACGCACCCCGACACGGTGAAGATCCGCGCCGAGGACGGCCGCCGGGTTGCCCGGGTGGACATCAGCCCGTTCATCACCAACCTCCCCTTCGGGCAGGAGACGCAGGCCTTCTCCACGGACAACGCCAGCGGCAGCACCTCCCAGGCGGCCAACATCATGGAGGCGCTGGAGGTGGGGGCGCGAGTCCTGCTCGTCGACGAGGACACCAGCGCCACCAATTTCATGATTCGCGACGAGGCCATGCAGCGGCTGGTACCCAAGGCCCTGGAACCCATCACCCCCTTCATCGACCAGGTGCGGCACCTCTACCAGGCCCACGGCGTCTCCACGGTGCTGGTCATGGGCGGCTCGGGTGACTACTTCGCGGTGGCTGACACTGTCATCCTAATGGAGAGCTTCGCCCCCCGCGTGGTCACCGAGGAGGCGCGGCGCATCGCCGCCGCGCGGCCCTCCGGGCGGGCAAGCGAGGGACGGCCCTTCGAGCGCGTGCGCTCCCGCATCCCCCTGCCCCATGGGTTTAATCCCTACCGCGAACGACGCCTGCGCGTGGACGCCAAGGGGCTGCGCACCATCGTCTTCGGCCGCGAGACCATCGACCTTTCGGCGGTGGAGCAGGTGGTGGATCCCAGCCAGACCCGTGCCATCGGCGACGCCATCTTCTACGCGCTGGAGAAAGGCTACTTCGACGGCGAGCGCCCCCTGGGCGCGGTGCTGGATATGGTGCTGGCGGACGTGGCGCAGCGGGGTCTGGAGGTCCTCTCGGGGTTTGAGGGGCACCCCGGCGACTACGCTCTGCCCCGTCGCTACGAGCTGGCCGCCGCCATCAACCGCCTGCGCACCCTGGCTGTGCGCCAGATGGAGTAG
- a CDS encoding M20 family metallopeptidase translates to MSSATPSDAPVLTGEVERQRSSLVGLLASLVRTDTTNPPGDTRRAVDLIGARLRRLGVDFQVLAEEPKKPNLLLRLGSGRPELLLNSHLDTVPPGDRRAWRHDPLGAQIEGTRLYGRGAADPKASVAAMVTAVEALLRLEVPLAGSLLLSLVSDEEVGGARGTEMLVERGLLRPDQVIVGEVTHNRIAIAEKGLLWVRLVTRGRTAHGSTPWRGVNAIRSMVKVLTALEQEIGARLARERHPLTPPPSLSVGTISGGIATNVVPDRCEATVDRRTLPHEHPAEALAEIDRVVARLREEDPDLDVTVEPLQQGPPIETPADAPLVLAAREVAAGLGLDSTPVGYQQASDGRFFAARGIPTILFGPGIPDLAHSADEYVDLDEAVMAAKFYAQVAARLLRPQR, encoded by the coding sequence ATGAGCTCTGCGACGCCCTCCGATGCCCCCGTGCTGACCGGGGAGGTCGAGCGGCAGCGGTCCTCCCTGGTGGGGTTGCTTGCCTCGCTGGTGCGCACTGACACCACCAACCCTCCGGGCGACACCCGCCGCGCCGTGGACCTGATTGGGGCACGCCTGCGCAGGCTGGGGGTGGACTTCCAGGTCCTGGCGGAGGAGCCCAAGAAGCCCAACCTCCTGCTGCGCCTGGGGTCGGGACGCCCGGAGCTCCTGCTGAACAGCCACCTGGACACAGTGCCTCCCGGAGACCGCCGCGCCTGGCGCCACGACCCCCTGGGTGCGCAGATCGAGGGGACGCGCCTCTACGGCCGGGGGGCGGCCGACCCCAAGGCATCGGTGGCGGCCATGGTAACGGCGGTGGAGGCGCTGTTGCGTCTGGAGGTACCGCTGGCGGGGTCGCTGCTGCTCTCCCTGGTAAGCGACGAGGAGGTGGGCGGGGCCAGGGGCACAGAGATGCTGGTGGAGCGGGGTCTGCTGCGGCCCGACCAGGTCATCGTCGGCGAGGTCACCCACAACCGCATCGCCATCGCGGAGAAAGGTCTGCTGTGGGTGCGCCTGGTCACTCGCGGCCGCACCGCCCACGGTTCCACTCCGTGGCGCGGGGTCAACGCCATCCGCTCCATGGTCAAGGTGCTCACCGCCCTGGAGCAGGAGATCGGCGCGCGGCTGGCCCGGGAGAGGCATCCGCTCACCCCGCCTCCCTCACTCTCCGTGGGGACCATCAGCGGCGGGATCGCCACCAATGTGGTCCCCGACCGCTGCGAGGCCACCGTCGACCGGCGCACCCTGCCCCACGAGCACCCGGCCGAGGCCCTGGCGGAGATCGATCGGGTGGTGGCCAGGCTGCGGGAGGAGGACCCCGACCTGGACGTGACCGTGGAGCCGCTGCAGCAGGGACCGCCCATCGAAACCCCGGCCGACGCGCCGCTGGTGCTCGCCGCCCGAGAGGTAGCCGCCGGGCTGGGGCTGGACTCCACTCCGGTGGGCTACCAGCAGGCCAGCGACGGCCGCTTCTTCGCCGCCCGCGGCATCCCCACCATCCTCTTTGGGCCGGGCATCCCCGACCTGGCCCACTCCGCCGACGAGTACGTGGACCTGGACGAGGCGGTGATGGCGGCGAAGTTCTACGCGCAGGTGGCGGCGCGCCTGCTCCGGCCGCAGCGGTGA